The Sinorhizobium fredii genome contains the following window.
CTGGCGGTCCGCGACCAGACTGTCCAGCAGGCGCACGCCATAGTCGCCGGCGAGGTGGTTGTAGCAGATGCGCGCCTTTCTGAGCGCCGGATCCTTCGGCCCCGGCCGATGCCTCGTCAGGCCGCGGCTGGCGGCGAAACCCATGAGGCTTTCGAGCATCAGCCCAACCTCGTCTTCGGCCAAGGCATAGTAGCGATACCGACCCTGCTTGCGCTGCGTCAGCAATCCGCCGGCCTCGAGCTTGGCGAGATGCGAGCTCGCGGTCTGCAGCGTGATGCCGGCGTGCGCCGCAAGCTCCGTTGGCGTCAGCGCCTGTCCGCCCATCAGCGCGGTCAGCATGTTGGCGCGGGCCGGATCGCCGATCAGCGATCCGATGAGGGCGATATCGGGACCTTCCTTCCTACTTCGATCGTAGTCGAAGCATTCCGGCCGAACAAGCGGGCATGATGCAAATCATCAACAAGGAGAAGATCATGATCACCTGCTTCATTCGCTACGAGATCGATCCCTTCCGCAAGGAGGATTTCGCTACCTATTCCCGCAATTGGGGCGAGGCCATTCCACGCTGCGGTGCTGACCTCATCGGCTATTTCGGTCCGCACGAAGGCTCGGCGACGACCGCCTATGGCGTCTACAACATCGAAAGCCTCGCCGCCTACGAGGCGTACCGGGCGCGTCTTGCCGCCGATCCGCTCGGCCGCGAGAATTACGAATTCGCGCGGCGCGAGCGTTTCATCCTCAAGGAAGATCGCATCTTCCTGAAGAACGT
Protein-coding sequences here:
- a CDS encoding winged helix-turn-helix domain-containing protein; this translates as MALIGSLIGDPARANMLTALMGGQALTPTELAAHAGITLQTASSHLAKLEAGGLLTQRKQGRYRYYALAEDEVGLMLESLMGFAASRGLTRHRPGPKDPALRKARICYNHLAGDYGVRLLDSLVADRQIEVTGEDLALTDAGRHRIEALGIDYPALQKSRRPICRTCLDWSERRSHLAGSLGEALLRLFIDNGWAKREKDSRVICFTDRGEKAFLELFPL
- a CDS encoding NIPSNAP family protein; protein product: MITCFIRYEIDPFRKEDFATYSRNWGEAIPRCGADLIGYFGPHEGSATTAYGVYNIESLAAYEAYRARLAADPLGRENYEFARRERFILKEDRIFLKNVSLPHGKE